The Takifugu flavidus isolate HTHZ2018 chromosome 21, ASM371156v2, whole genome shotgun sequence genome has a window encoding:
- the LOC130518195 gene encoding zinc fingers and homeoboxes protein 1-like: MASRRKSTTPCMVPPQESVSMDQEMEDLSDSSDLETSNGVAAVSSGPVGFVEEPVEDADPAQVSDSSTAEGGYECKYCSFQTPELNLFTLHVDTEHPDVVINTSYVCMECDYHTRSYDTLQAHNARFHPGEDNFTRTMVKRNNETIFQQTVNDLTFDGSFIKEEEEEDEEDTKEASNRSIALSKTPIMRVRSRPDPKKFSASLRMTIDDVIKVESEDEDVSTEPPALSPAPLIPGAPCLVPVSAPLHAVPQSIVVNSPNVVQIKGSGAVLPAGTLAQVLTALQNQQSSTQTQLLIPISSIPTYNSAMDNNVLLVSAYNRFPYPSVTEITGLSSQTKFSEEQIKVWFSAQRLKHGVSWTPEEVEEARRKKFNGTVQAGQQTITVIPANIAANGLQSIFQTCQIVGQPGLVLTQVASNGNAVPVASPITLTVAGVPGNQPKAAEPSATESKTEMSAGASLGLDSSSSKPKKSKEQLAELKASYGRRQFATEEEISRLMQVTKLSKRAIKKWFSDTRYNQRNSRDHHALLLGEHPASRVAAAGGRGGRSGGGGLDDGSHADIDTPIVIDSSDDASDASPTSANVPGSSGPPSDLRVKFRHAFPDFTPQKFKEKTPEQLLVLEASFQKSDTPSDEELSRLRAETKLTRREVDAWFTERRKMSLASPLKDADAEGDSPKMKTASSCSAPERQATPPSSRKILKKTPEQLHILKKAFVRSQWPTADEYEQMSKDTGLPRTYIVNWFGDTRYACKNSNLKWFYLYQSGKVDEALNGGTKNQKKSRKRFRGWSRRTRRPYACKRSPQGGATTIKVKSGKEFLKDYYLKHRTLNERDLDDLVAKSSMSYEQVRDWFSRTTGRAEQGKELFSEEDMEGEEEEEEEEEGAGEHADSEGDMEVKEQREEATDNDCNREEGEGEEKMQEEVQSAEEQT; this comes from the exons ATGGCGAGCAGGAGGAAGTCCACGACGCCGTGCATGGTTCCTCCACAGGAAAGCGTCAGCATGGACCAGGAGATGGAGGATCTTTCGGACTCGTCTGACCTGGAGACCAGTAACGGCGTGGCCGCCGTCTCCTCGGGGCCTGTTGGTTTTGTGGAGGAGCCGGTTGAGGACGCGGACCCGGCCCAGGTTTCAGACTCCAGCACAGCTGAAGGAGGATACGAGTGCAAATACTGCAGCTTCCAGACGCCGGAGCTGAACCTGTTCACCTTACACGTGGACACGGAGCATCCTGACGTGGTCATCAACACCTCCTACGTCTGCATGGAGTGTGACTACCACACCAGGAG CTACGACACGCTGCAGGCCCACAACGCCCGCTTCCACCCAGGTGAGGACAACTTCACGCGTACGATGGTGAAGCGGAACAACGAGACCATCTTCCAACAGACGGTCAACGACCTGACCTTCGACggcagcttcatcaaagaggaggaggaggaggacgaggaggacacCAAAGAGGCGTCGAACAGAAGCATCGCCCTCAGCAAGACGCCCATCATGAGGGTCAGGAGCCGACCGGACCCCAAGAAGTTCAGCGCCTCGCTCAGGATGACGATCGATGACGTCATTAAAGTGGAGAGCGAGGACGAAGACGTGAGCACGGAGCCGCCCGCGCTGTCCCCCGCGCCCTTGATTCCCGGCGCCCCCTGCCTGGTACCCGTGTCCGCGCCGCTGCACGCCGTCCCTCAGAGCATTGTGGTCAACAGCCCGAACGTGGTGCAGATTAAAGGCAGCGGCGCCGTCCTGCCAGCCGGGACGCTGGCGCAGGTTCTCACGGCCTTGCAgaaccagcagagcagcacacagaCGCAGCTGCTCATCCCCATCAGCAGCATCCCCACCTACAACAGCGCCATGGACAACAACGTCCTGCTGGTCAGCGCCTACAACAG gtttCCGTATCCCTCGGTGACGGAGATCACGGGTTTGTCTTCACAGACCAAGTTCAGCGAGGAGCAGATCAAAGTCTGGTTTTCAGCTCAGAGGCTGAAACACGGCGTCAGCTGGACGCCGGAGGAG gtggaggaagCCAGGAGGAAGAAGTTCAACGGCACGGTGCAGGCCGGCCAGCAGACCATCACCGTCATCCCCGCCAACATCGCCGCCAACGGCCTTCAGTCCATCTTTCAGACCTGCCAGATCGTGGGCCAGCCCGGCCTCGTGCTGACTCAGGTGGCGAGCAACGGCAACGCGGTGCCGGTCGCCTCCCCCATCACCCTGACGGTCGCCGGCGTCCCCGGCAACCAGCCCAAGGCGGCGGAGCCGTCGGCGACAGAGTCGAAGACGGAGATGTCGGCGGGTGCTTCGCTGGGTTTGGACTCGTCGTCGAGCAAACCGAAGAAGTCGAAGGAGCAGCTGGCGGAGCTGAAGGCGAGCTACGGCCGGAGGCAGTTCGCCACCGAGGAGGAGATCTCACGGCTGATGCAGGTGACCAAACTGTCCAAACGAGCCATAAAGAAGTGGTTCAGTGACACTCGCTACAACCAAAGGAACTCCAGGGACCACCATGCGCTCCTGCTGGGCGAGCACCCTGCCAGCAGAGTGGCAGCAGCGGGAGGCCGAGGAGgacggagcggcggcggcggcctcgaCGACGGCAGCCACGCTGACATCGACACTCCCATCGTCATCGACTCCAGCGACGACGCCAGCGACGCCTCGCCGACTTCCGCCAATGTCCCGGGATCATCCGGCCCCCCCAGTGACCTGCGGGTCAAATTCCGCCACGCTTTTCCCGACTTCACGCCACAGAAGTTCAAGGAGAAGACGCCCGAGCAGCTGCTCGTCCTGGAGGCCAGTTTCCAGAAATCGGACACGCCCTCGGACGAGGAGCTGAGCCGCCTGCGTGCGGAGACCAAGCTGACGCGGCGCGAGGTTGACGCCTGGttcacagagaggagaaaaatgtcTTTAGCGTCGCCGCTGAAGGACGCCGACGCGGAAGGGGACAGTCCAAAGATGAAAACCGCATCCTCGTGCTCGGCTCCAGAAcggcaggccacgcccccttccaGCAGGAAGATCCTGAAGAAGACGCCAGAGCAGCTCCACATCCTGAAGAAAGCCTTCGTCCGCTCGCAGTGGCCAACAGCGGACGAGTACGAGCAGATGTCGAAGGACACCGGGCTGCCCAGGACCTACATCGTCAACTGGTTCGGAGACACTCGCTACGCCTGCAAAAACAGCAACCTGAAGTGGTTCTACCTCTACCAGAGCGGGAAG GTGGACGAAGCTCTAAACGGTGGCACAAAGAACCAGAAGAAGTCCAGGAAGCGTTTCCGCGGGTGGTCCAGGAGGACACGCCGGCCGTACGCCTGCAAACGCTCGCCACAGGGGGGCGCCACCACCATCAAG gtgaagTCTGGAAAAGAGTTTTTAAAGGACTACTACCTGAAACACCGAACCTTGAACGAGAGGGACCTGGATGACCTCGTGGCCAAGTCCAGCATGAGCTACGAGCAGGTGAGAGACTGGTTCTCCAGGACCACCGGGCGGGCTGAGCAGGGAAAGGAGCTCTTCAGTGAGGAGGAcatggaaggagaggaggaggaggaggaggaggaagagggagcaggagagcaCGCAGACAGTGAAGGAGACATGGAAGTGAAGGAGCAAAGGGAGGAGGCAACTGACAATGACTGcaacagggaggagggggagggggaggagaagatgcaggaggaggtcCAGAGTGCGGAGGAGCAGACctga
- the LOC130517966 gene encoding zinc fingers and homeoboxes protein 2-like, with the protein MSSRRKSSVPCMVRVNADPLRDQEGMEVELLEDSDESAESSDASQRMNPEDPGQQNQVGDADPESLEVLDQRDEQEPPPVREDVDAEAEHGEGSVSGSAFQTKRTRSFTCKYCPFSSPNLSRFKEHVDSEHPNVILNPRYLCTVCNFSTNKFDSLTEHNLVRHPGETNFKFKRLKTKHQTVLEQTVEGPDGSVKDEESTERLGAGSVFPATVKTPESLQALYKQQEVSQLDHLVQKDQITAVTINGTVIIPEPAFLRGLSHVAPLLQRPPNFQSVPKVAVPLNTTKYNPSLDHNATLITSFNRFPYPTHAELSWLTAASKHPEEQIRIWFTTQRLKQGITWSPEEVEEARKKMFNGSVPPAHHAFAVLPAAHESSQQPLGPTVRQPTATPTPLVAGGASSAHKRAHLTTIFGPEPKRPVMAVAPHSADDKILMAPPPPPPPPQKERLPMALPPVPMETKRPPAAVPLTPSPSSPSKGKLPSVLGNAKTKPVVSLPSMVFPESLTTPMIAPPPFAVPPFKNSILIPLSSAIASKELHPNKHGAADLKLPTSPPQARRPPIIHSIRAPLKAASQIPCFPPDAALNELQGIDPKASYSRREAPAEANGASDCKWPGDLSSPAPNNGITECGVPKADLQQKSSVLTQFPLLERMKGKTAEQLKVLEEYFLRNSFPSQGDVDHLAGSAQLSPQEIGSWFVERRALRDNLEQALLSSMGAKRAAPGGLKMKQQLNGTHKPGAGTGGLPGAAAPPPPALGAPGPGSPSVTNPNSCSVPPDCQSLTLLRDSLAQNPWPSPEELGRLECRTAPPRSDLPCWFPDGRLYSGSTDPADHFHKNRANGGQGPLLRSSESPPSLVRRGQEGGVANGSGRKMLEAEFGWLMEQRANSVQQSGTTELKNGGVLEGSQELFGSWLLDGRLHGRRELLLDRDRKLADDASGRLMG; encoded by the exons ATGTCCAGCCGAAGGAAGTCCTCCGTCCCCTGCATGGTCCGAGTCAACGCCGACCCGCTCCGAGACCAGGAAGGGATGGAGGTGGAACTCTTGGAGGACAGCGACGAATCTGCCGAGAGCAGTGACGCTTCACAGCGGATGAACCCAGAGGATCCGGGCCAGCAGAACCAAGTAGGAGATGCCGATCCCGAGTCCCTGGAAGTCCTGGATcagagagacgagcaggagccGCCCCCCGTCCGTGAAGACGTGGACGCTGAAGCGGAACACGGCGAAGGTTCCGTGTCCGGCTCGGCGTTCCAGACGAAGCGGACCAGAAGCTTTACGTGCAAATATTGCCCGTTTTCCAGCCCGAACCTGAGTCGCTTCAAAGAGCACGTGGACTCGGAGCACCCCAACGTGATCCTCAACCCGCGGTACCTCTGCACCGTCTGCAACTTCAGCACCAACAAGTTCGACTCCCTCACGGAGCACAACCTGGTCCGGCACCCGGGAGAGACCAACTTCAAGTTCAAGAGGCTAAAGACGAAGCACCAGACCGTCTTGGAGCAGACGGTCGAGGGCCCGGACGGGTCCGTCAAGGACGAGGAGTCGACGGAACGCCTCGGGGCTGGTTCCGTGTTCCCTGCCACCGTGAAGACCCCTGAGAGTCTTCAGGCCCTCTacaaacagcaggaagtgtCCCAGTTGGACCACCTGGTCCAGAAAGACCAGATCACAGCGGTGACCATCAACGGAACCGTCATCATCCCTGAACCCGCCTTCCTCCGGGGGCTTTCCCACGTGGCCCCGCTGCTCCAGCGCCCGCCCAACTTCCAGTCGGTACCAAAGGTCGCGGTTCCGCTCAACACCACCAAGTACAACCCGTCTCTGGACCACAACGCCACGCTCATCACGTCCTTCAACAGGTTCCCCTACCCGACCCACGCGGAGCTGTCCTGGCTGACCGCCGCCTCCAAGCACCCGGAGGAGCAGATCAGGATCTGGTTCACGACCCAGCGGCTGAAACAGGGGATCACCTGGTCcccggaggaggtggaggaggcccgGAAGAAGATGTTCAACGGCTCCGTCCCTCCCGCTCACCACGCCTTCGCCGTCCTGCCCGCCGCCCACGAATCCTCCCAGCAGCCCCTTGGCCCGACAGTCAGGCAGCCAACGGCCACGCCCACCCCGTTGGTCGCCGGCGGCGCCAGCTCCGCCCACAAACGAGCGCACCTGACCACCATCTTCGGCCCCGAGCCCAAGCGGCCCGTCATGGCGGTCGCGCCTCACTCTGCTGACGACAAGATCCtcatggctcctccccctccgcctcccccccCTCAGAAAGAGCGTCTGCCCATGGCGCTGCCGCCGGTTCCCATGGAGACGAAGAGGCCGCCCGCCGCCGTGCCTTTGACCCCCTCGCCTTCATCGCCGTCTAAAGGGAAACTCCCCTCCGTGTTGGGGAACGCCAAAACCAAGCCGGTGGTGTCGCTGCCCTCCATGGTGTTCCCGGAGTCCCTGACCACGCCCATgatagccccgccccctttcgCGGTGCCCCCGTTCAAGAACTCCATACTTATTCCTCTTTCTTCCGCCATCGCTTCCAAAGAGCTGCACCCGAACAAGCACGGCGCCGCGGACCTGAAGctgcccacctcccccccccaggccaGGAGACCCCCCATCATTCACTCCATCCGCGCTCCGCTCAAAGCCGCCTCCCAGATTCCCTGTTTCCCTCCGGACGCCGCATTAAACGAGCTCCAGGGAATCGATCCGAAGGCGAGTTATTCCCGGAGGGAGGCGCCGGCGGAGGCCAACGGGGCCTCCGACTGTAAGTGGCCTGGGGATCTCTCTTCTCCGGCTCCTAACAACGGAATCACGGAATGTGGCGTTCCCAAAGCGGACCTCCAGCAGAAGTCCTCGGTGCTGACCCAGTTCCCGTTACTGGAGAGGATGAAAGGAAAGACGGCCGAGCAGCTgaaggtcctggaggagtacttcctgaggaacagcttccCGTCTCAGGGCGACGTGGACCACCTGGCGGGCTCCGCCCAACTGTCTCCGCAGGAGATCGGCAGCTGGTTCGTGGAGCGCCGCGCGTTACGGGACAACCTGGAGCAGGCCCTGCTCAGCTCCATGGGGGCCAAGAGGGCGGCGCCTGGCGGCCTCaagatgaagcagcagctgaacgGGACACACAAGCCCGGCGCCGGCACGGGCGGCCTCCCGGGCGCCGCGGcgccacccccccccgccctcggTGCTCCTGGACCCGGCAGCCCTTCCGTCACCAACCCAAATTCCTGCTCAGTGCCTCCAGACTGCCAGTCTCTGACGCTCCTCAGGGACAGTTTAGCTCAGAATCCGTGGCCTTCCCCTGAGGAGCTCGGCCGGCTGGAATGTCGGAccgcccccccccgctctgACCTCCCCTGCTGGTTCCCCGACGGCCGCCTGTACAGCGGCAGCACCGACCCGGCCGACCATTTCCACAAGAACCGAGCGAATGGAGGTCAGGGGCCGCTTCTGAGGTCGTCGGAAAGTCCCCCCTCCCTGGTGAGGCGGGGTCAGGAAGGAGGCGTGGCCAACGGCAGCGGCAGGAAGATGTTGGAGGCGGAGTTTGGATGGCTAATGGAGCAGCGGGCTAACAG CGTGCAGCAGAGCGGCACCACGGAGCTGAAGAACGGGGGGGTCCTGGAAGGGTCGCAGGAGCTGTTTGGGAGCTGGCTGCTGGACGGACGCCTGCACGGCCGccgggagctgctgctggacagagacaggaagttggCCGACGACGCGTCCGGGAGGCTGATGGGCTGA
- the LOC130517954 gene encoding DEP domain-containing mTOR-interacting protein-like, with protein MGPRTAGGPQGGARLRSHSDGSRYGGRSLGPHSHPQPSSSVLSNPKSVLKRPVSTEELQRPGGRYVRKSFTVVSDAVGWGFVVRGNGPCHIQAVEPSGPAAAAGLKVRQFVVSVNGLNVLSLDYRTVSHLILTGPRSVVMEVMEETPL; from the exons ATGGGACCTCGTACAGCAG gtgggCCTCAGGGAGGAGCTCGTCTGAGGAGCCACAGTGACGGCAGCAGATacggtgggcggagccttgGACCACACAGCCATCCACAGCCTTCGTCCTCAGTTCTGTCAAACCCCAAATCAG TGTTGAAGAGACCTGTGagcacagaggagctgcagagaccAGGAGGCCGCTACGTCCGGAAGAGCTTCACA GTCGTGAGCGACGCTGTCGGTTGGGGGTTCGTGGTTCGAGGAAACGGCCCGTGTCACATCCAGGCTGTGGAGCCCAGCggcccggctgctgctgctgggctgaag GTCCGACAGTTTGTGGTTTCGGTCAATGGACTCAATGTTCTGAGTCTGGACTACAGAACTGTGAGTCACCTGATCCTGACTGGACCCAGAAGTGTGGTGatggaagtgatggaggagacgCCGCTCTGA